The Hippoglossus hippoglossus isolate fHipHip1 chromosome 21, fHipHip1.pri, whole genome shotgun sequence genome contains a region encoding:
- the pikfyve gene encoding 1-phosphatidylinositol 3-phosphate 5-kinase isoform X6 has protein sequence MAADDKSSSSSSTEWSVEPPVLSPASPSHLTHFKPLTPEQDEPPLRSAYSSFVNLFRFNNKDEGRPPSAAADKPDVPSPSPQSDRRSWSTSPSHSLYGSGSHRKQHGDHVRRTSTASVDWPDGSRKADAPLSNHDPRTAVQLRTALKRLKEIMEGKSQDSDLKQYWMPDSQCKECYDCNEKFTTFRRRHHCRLCGQIFCSRCCNQEIPGKFMGYTGDLRACTYCRKIALNYAHSADSGSIGEDLSALSDSPCSVCVLEPSEPRTPVGGRKSSRNIFLEEDLTWQRKTPIGMRKNMIHQEPQSSGLTSRLTTLQEDVGKSPARKRSASVTNLSLDRSGSSMVPSYDSSVSPPTSRALSGTKSGTKLDHSEEERKILLDSSQLKDLWKKICHNNTGMEFQDHRYWLRTYPNCIVGKELVNWLLRNGTISTRAQAIAIGQALVDGRWLDCVTHHDQLFRDEYALYRPLQSTEFSETPSPDSDSVNSLEGHSEPSWFKDIKFDDSDTEQLADESDYTLPTEFVVSEDGGQNIIMSDAFIKESLFNRRVEEKAKEMLFTPLGWHLSSLDQLREENGEKKAMERLLSANHSHMMALLQQLLYSESLSLSWRDIIVPVVRQVVQTVRPDVRNCDDDMDIRQLVHIKKISGGRKFDSTVVNGFVCTKNIAHKKMNAYIKNPKILLLKCSIEYLYREETKFTCIDPIVLQEREFLKNYVQRIVDVRPNLVLVEKTVSRIAQDMLLEHGITLVINVKPQVLDRVSHMTQGDLVMSMDQLLTKPRLGTCHKFYMQPFTLANNEVKTLMFFEGCLPHLGCSIKLRGASEYELARVKEIIMLMVCVAYHSQLEISFLMDEFAMPPSLAHSASFPCLLESVSAEEEAEEASGGKETNGESQEKMSGSEDSFLDGQPMEDGFLSEALSKNVEMDGLQDALKTRSPPSMNMVTMISSPFSSPPAPPLSVSPPFLMEDDQDMTLSDTLVPMSEGDTREEGSLFKEDSLSMEDEDGSETPTPRLFRDPLQDDTGMYVAEQVASFDDRLKSISVVFKQELKDIILCISPFITFKEPFLLIPAGMNCPSRDYFPEQVYLSPLLNKDLKELDGRRKRQLLKDSAPSSLVGGQTNGNAPPRPLEVLPCHSLTSTRIIEQLNGSQGLAKMLADYRAKGGRIRQREATDPFSSVLLQHPPASGQGRAGEAPLKAPVKADGEEEKPSKLNDMSWAPKLDCLNPVNHQRLCVLFSSSSAQSNNSPNPCVSPWIVTMEFYGKNDLSLGIFLERYCFRPSYQCPSMYCETPMVHHIRRFVHGSGCVQIVLKELDSPVPGYQHTILNYSWCRICKQVTPVVPLSNDSWSMSFAKYLELRFYGHQYTRRANAEPCGHSMHKDYHQYFSYNQMVASFSYSSVRLLEICLPRPKIFIRNMGPSKGSLQQDLKDFSLKVTQVYLAIDDRLTSLKTDTFSKTREEKMEDLFAQKDMEEAELRSWIEKLQARLQVCGVDSPQQLQAVLESLVMKKQGLCEMLQSWNSRLQDLFQQEKGRKRLSVPPSPGRHRQTAADDSKSALESSPRNPSPVVQNGDKEDRLLSAMPSASTSSLLPSPGDPGAEPITPGPSFPEQDSVSLPEDVFDAHLLGSTDSQVKEKSTMKAILANFLPGNSYNPIPIPFEPDKHYLMSEHERVPIAVCEKEPSSIIAFALSCKEYKTALDDLSKVSNAGGDEAPQVVSAESRVKSSPARPGSESASSLQSRSSMDADPLKEADLSDKQKKQTLNPHIELQFSDANARFYCRIYYAEEFHKMREEIMESDEEDFVRSLSHCVNWQARGGKSGAVFYATEDDRFILKQMPRLEVQSFLDFAPNYFTYITGAVQQKRPTALAKILGVYRIGYKNSQNNTEKKLDLLVMENLFYGRKMAQVFDLKGSLRNRNVKTDSGKESCEVVLLDENLLKLIHDNPLYIRSHCKAILRAAIHSDAYFLSSHLIIDYSLLVGRDDATDQLVVGIIDYIRTFTWDKRLEMVVKSTGILGGQGKLPTVVSPELYRARFCEAMDKYFLMVPDHWTGLGVNC, from the exons ATGGCTGCTGACGACaagtcctcgtcctcgtcctcaaCGGAGTGGAGTGTGGAGCCGCCCGTCCTCTCGCCCGCCAGCCCCTCCCACCTCACCCACTTCAAACCCCTGACTCCGGAGCAGGATGAGCCTCCTCTGCGCTCGGCATACAGCTCCTTCGTCAACCTGTTTCGTTTCAACAACAAAG ATGAGGGACGTCCTCCATCAGCAGCCGCAGACAAGCCAGATGTGCCGTCCCCTTCTCCCCAGTCAGACAGGAGGAGTTGGTCCACAAGCCCCTCCCACTCCCTCTACGGCTCAGGCTCGCACCGGAAACAACACGGTGACCACGTCAGACGCACCTCCACCGCCtcag TGGATTGGCCAG ACGGCAGCAGGAAAGCAGATGCGCCTCTAAGCAACCATGACCCTCGTACAGCTGTTCAACTCCGGACTGCACTGAAGAGGCTGAAGGAGATCATGGAGGGAAAGAGCCAG GACAGCGATCTGAAGCAGTACTGGATGCCAGATAGTCAGTGTAAAGAGTGTTACGACTGCAATGAGAAGTTCACCACCTTCCGCCGTCGCCACCACTGTCGACTGTGCGGCCAGATCTTCTGCAGCCGCTGCTGCAACCAGGAAATCCCCGGAAAGTTCATGGGCTACACAG GGGATCTACGAGCCTGCACGTACTGTCGTAAAATAGCCCTAAACTACGCTCACTCAGCCGACTCGGGCTCCATCGGAGAGGACCTGAGCGCCCTGTCCGACTCTCCCTGCTCCGTGTGCGTGTTGGAGCCCAGCGAGCCGCGGACGCCGGTGGGGGGGCGTAAGTCCAGCAGGAACATCTTCCTCGAGGAAGACCTGACCTGGcagag AAAAACTCCCATTGGGATGAGAAAGAA TATGATTCACCAGGAGCCTCAGAGCAGCGGCCTCACTTCCAGACTGACAACTCTACAAGAGGACGTCGGCAAATCGCCCGCGAGGAAGAG GTCGGCCAGTGTGACCAACCTGTCGCTGGACCGCTCTGGCTCCTCCATGGTGCCGTCCTACGACAGCTCGGTCAGCCCCCCCACCAGCCGAGCCTTGTCGGGCACCAAGAGCGGCACCAAGCTGGAccacagtgaggaggagaggaagatccTACTG GATTCCTCTCAGCTGAAGGACCTGTGGAAGAAAATCTGCCACAACAACACGGGGATGGAGTTTCAGGACCACAGATACTGGCTGAGGACCTACCCcaattgcattgtgggaaaggAGCTCGTCAACTGGCTGCTGAGGAATGGCACCATCTCCACGAG GGCCCAGGCCATCGCCATCGGCCAGGCGTTAGTGGACGGGCGCTGGCTGGATTGTGTCACCCACCACGACCAGCTCTTCAGGGACGAGTACGCTCTCTACCGCCCCCTCCAG AGTACAGAGTTCTCCGAAACGCCGTCTCCAGACAGCGACAGTGTCAACTCCCTGGAGGGACATTCAGAGCCGTCCTGGTTCAAAGACATCAAGTTCGATGACAGCGACACAGAGCAGCTTGCAGATGAGAGCGACTACACGTTGCCAA ccGAGTTCGTCGTGTCTGAGGACGGGGGACAGAACATTATCATGAGCGATGCTTTCATCAAGG AGTCTCTGTTCAACCGTCGTGTGGAGGAAAAGGCCAAAGAGATGCTGTTCACGCCGCTGGGCTGGCACCTCAGCTCCCTGGACCAGCTCCGAGAGGAGAACGGAGAGAAGAAGGCCATGGAGAGGCTCCT CTCGGCCAACCACAGCCACATGATGgcgctgctgcagcagctgctctaCAGCgagtctctgtctctgtcctggCGGGACATCATCGTCCCCGTGGTCAGACAGGTCGTCCAGACAGTGCGGCCTGACGTTCGCAACTGCGACGACGACATGGACATCCGACAGCTGGTCCACATCAAGAAG ATTTCTGGAGGCAGGAAGTTTGACTCAACAGTGGTGAACGGCTTCGTCTGCACCAAGAACATCGCCCACAAGAAG ATGAACGCCTACATCAAGAACCCCAAGATCCTGCTGCTGAAGTGCTCCATAGAGTATCTGTACAGGGAGGAGACCAAGTTCACCTGCATCGACCCCATTGTGCTGCAG GAACGAGAGTTTTTGAAGAACTATGTCCAGCGCATCGTCGACGTTCGTCCCAACCTGGTGTTGGTGGAAAAGACGGTGTCCCGCATCGCTCAGGACATGCTGCTGGAGCACGGCATCACCCTGGTCATCAACGTCAAACCG CAAGTCTTGGACAGGGTGAGTCATATGACGCAGGGAGACCTGGTGATGTCCATGGATCAGCTGCTCACCAAACCTCGTCTGGGGACCTGCCACAAGTTCTACATGCAGCCCTTCACCCTGGCCAACA ACGAGGTGAAAACTCTGATGTTCTTCGAGGGCTGTCTTCCTCACCTCGGCTGCTCCATCAAGCTGCGCGGCGCCTCAGAGTACGAGCTGGCGCGGGTGAAGGAGATCATCATGCTCATGGTGTGTGTGGCCTACCACTCGCAGCTGGAGATCTCTTTCCTCATGGACGAGTTCGCCATGCCGCCCAGTTTGGCCCACAGCGCCTCGTTCCCCTGCCTGCTGGAGAGCgtctctgcagaggaggaggcggaggaggcgaGCGGAGGGAAAGAGACAAACGGGGAGAGTCAGGAGAAGATGTCCGGGAGTGAAGACTCTTTCCTGGATGGACAACCCATGGAGGACGGGTTTCTCTCTGAGGCTCTGTCCAAAAATGTTGAGATGGACGGTCTTCAAGACGCACTGAAAACAAGATCACCCCCCTCTATGAACATGGTGACAATGATCTCCTCGCCGTTTTCCAGTCCAcctgcacctcctctctccGTGTCCCCTCCCTTTCTCATGGAGGACGACCAGGACATGACGCTGTCGGACACACTCGTCCCCATGTCTGAGGGGGATACGAGGGAGGAGGGCAGCCTCTTCAAGGAGGATTCGCTCAGTATGGAGGACGAGGACGGTTCAGAGACGCCCACTCCTCGGCTGTTTCGAGACCCCCTGCAGGACGACACCGGGATGTATGTGGCCGAGCAGGTGGCTTCGTTTGACGACCGTCTGAAGTCCATCTCCGTTGTCTTCAAGCAGGAGCTCAAGGACATCATCCTGTGCATTTCTCCCTTCATCACGTTTAAAGAGCCGTTCCTCCTCATACCCGCCGGCATGAACTGCCCCAGCAGGGATTATTTTCCTGAACAG GTCtacctgtctcctctcctcaacAAAGACCTGAAGGAACTGGACGGCCGTAGAAAGCGTCAACTCCTTAAAGACTCCGCTCCTTCCTCTCTGGTCGGAGGTCAGACCAATGGCAATGCACCCCCCAGGCCCCTGGAAGTCCTGCCCTGTCACAGTCTGACCAGCACCCGCATCATAGAGCAGCTGAACGGCAGCCAGGGTCTGGCCAAGATGCTGGCGGACTACAGAGCGAAGGGAGGTCGCATCCGGCAGAGGGAAGCCACCGACCCCTTCAGCAGCGTCCTCCTGCAGCACCCTCCTGCCAGCGGCCAGGGCAGAGCGGGGGAGGCGCCGCTCAAAGCACCGGTGAAGGCCGACGGCGAAGAGGAGAAGCCGAGTAAACTTAATGATATGAGCTGGGCCCCCAAG CTCGACTGTCTGAACCCGGTCAACCATCAGAGACTGTGCGTCCtcttcagcagctcctccgCTCAGTCCAACAACTCGCCCAACCCCTGCGTCAGCCCGTG GATCGTCACGATGGAATTCTACGGCAAGAATGACCTCTCTCTGGGGATATTCCTGGAGCGATATTGTTTTAG GCCGTCTTACCAGTGCCCCAGTATGTACTGTGAGACTCCCATGGTGCACCACATCCGCCGGTTCGTGCACGGCAGCGGCTGCGTGCAGATCGTGTTGAAGGAGCTGGACTCCCCCGTACCTGGGTATCAACACACGATCCTCAACTACTCCTGGTGCCGCATCTGCAAACAG gTGACCCCGGTCGTGCCTCTGTCCAACGACTCGTGGTCAATGTCTTTTGCCAAATACCTGGAGCTTCGCTTCTACGGGCACCAGTACACCAGGCGGGCTAATGCAGAGCCGTGTGGACACTCCATGCACAAAGATTACCACCAGTACTTCTCATACAACCAGATGGTGGCGTCCTTCAG CTACTCTTCAGTGAGGCTGTTGGAGATTTGTCTTCCTCGTCCCAAGATCTTCATCAGGAACATGGGACCGTCCAAAGGCAGCCTGCAGCAGGACCTGAAGGACTTCTCTCTCAA AGTGACTCAGGTGTACTTGGCCATCGATGACCGGCTCACGTCCCTCAAGACCGACACCTTCAGTAAGACgcgagaggagaagatggaggaccTCTTCGCTCAGAAGGAC atggaggaggcggagctgcGCAGCTGGATCGAGAAGCTTCAAGCTCGACTGCAGGTTTGCGGCGTGGACTctcctcagcagctgcaggccgTTCTGGAGTCGCTGGTGATGAAGAAACAGGGTCTGTGTGAGATGTTACAGTCCTGGAACAGCAG GCTGCAGGACTTGTTCCAGCAGGAAAAAGGCAGAAagcgtctgtccgtccccccgAGCCCGGGCAGGCACAGACAGACGGCCGCTGACGACAGCAAG agcGCCCTGGAGTCCTCCCCCCGTAACCCCTCTCCTGTGGTTCAGAACGGAGATAAAG AGGACCGTCTCCTCAGCGCCATGCCCTcggcctccacctcctccctgctgCCGTCACCGGGAGACCCCGGAGCTGAGCCTATCACGCCCGGGCCTTCCTTCCCTGAGCAGGACTCTGTCAGCCTCCCAGAAG ACGTGTTTGACGCACACTTGCTGGGCTCCACCGACAGTCAGGTGAAGGAGAAATCCACCATGAAGGCCATCCTCGCCAACTTCCTGCCTGGCAACAGCTACAACCCCATCCCCATCCCATT CGAGCCGGACAAACACTACCTGATGTCCGAACACGAGCGGGTTCCCATCGCCGTGTGTGAGAAAGAGCCGAGCTCCATTATCGCCTTCGCTCTCAG CTGTAAGGAATATAAAACGGCTCTGGATGATTTGTCCAAGGTGTCGAACGCAGGAGGGGACGAGGCTCCGCAGGTCGTCAG TGCGGAGAGTCGGGTGAAGAGCAGCCCGGCTCGGCCCGGCAGCGAGTCGGCCTCGTCCCTGCAGAGCCGCAGCAGCATGGACGCCGACCCGCTCA AAGAAGCAGATCTGAGcgacaaacagaagaaacagacgTTGAATCCACACATTGAACTTC AGTTCTCTGACGCCAACGCCAGGTTCTACTGCCGGATCTACTACGCCGAGGAGTTTCACAAGATGCGCGAGGAGATCATGGAGAGCGACGAGGAGGATTTCGTCCGCTCGCTGTCTCACTGCGTCAACTGGCAGGCTCGGGGGGGGAAGTCTGGAGCCGTGTTCTACGCCACAGAAG ACGACCGGTTCATCCTGAAGCAGATGCCCAGACTGGAGGTTCAGTCCTTCCTGGACTTTGCTCCTAACTACTTCACCTACATCACcggagctgtgcagcagaag CGGCCGACCGCGCTGGCGAAGATCCTGGGAGTTTATCGAATTGGTTACAAAAACTCCCAGAACAACACGGAGAAGAAACTGGATCTGCTGGTGATGGAGAATCTCTTCTACGGACGCAAGATGGCTCAG GTGTTTGACCTCAAGGGGTCGCTGAGGAACCGGAACGTGAAGACGGACTCGGGGAAGGAAAGCTGCGAAGTGGTCCTGCTGGACGAGAACCTGCTGAAGCTGATCCACGACAACCCGCTGTACATCCGCTCGCACTGCAAGGCCATCCTGCGCGCCGCCATACACAGCGACGCCTACTTCCTGTCCAGCCACCTCATCATCGACTACTCCCTGCTGGTGGGGCGGGACGATGCCACCGATCAGCTGGTGGTCGGGATCATAG aTTATATCCGGACGTTTACTTGGGACAAGAGACTGGAGATGGTCGTCAAATCCACTGGAATCCTGGGAGGTCAAG GGAAGCTGCCGACCGTCGTCTCTCCGGAGCTTTATCGAGCTCGTTTCTGCGAAGCCATGGACAAATACTTCCTGATGGTTCCGGACCACTGGACCGGCCTGGGCGTCAACTGCTGA